A single genomic interval of Spirosoma taeanense harbors:
- a CDS encoding family 20 glycosylhydrolase, whose amino-acid sequence MAQSRIDSLLPVRGFCIAAPQPKQLDTFLKFINEELAPRQVNTLILRVDFNYEYDSHPELRDSIALSKREVKKLVKACQKNGIRLIPQINLLGHQSWASTTHKLLSVYPEFDETPHVKMPEKYVWPNPDGLYCKSYCPLHPGVHAVVFALVDEICDVFEADAFHAGMDEVFYIGDDNCPRCSGRDKAELFAGEVTEIRNHLAQKNRKLWMWGDRLLDGKTTGLGMWEASFNNTHRAIDLIPKDVMICDWHYERPDQTAIYFAMKGLSVLTCPWRKPTFAVSQTQDMLRFRRTATPPMKERFQGMMQTVWSGAGPFLDEFYGKKVNPEARENTASNCFRTLFDEIKRIETTP is encoded by the coding sequence TTGGCTCAGTCTAGAATCGACAGCCTTCTGCCCGTGCGGGGCTTCTGCATTGCGGCTCCCCAGCCCAAGCAGCTCGATACGTTTCTGAAATTCATTAACGAAGAGCTGGCTCCGCGACAGGTCAATACGCTGATTCTGCGCGTCGATTTCAACTATGAATACGACAGCCACCCCGAACTCCGCGACAGTATTGCTCTGTCCAAACGGGAGGTTAAGAAGCTGGTGAAAGCCTGCCAGAAAAACGGTATCCGGCTCATTCCGCAGATCAACCTGCTCGGCCATCAGTCGTGGGCCAGCACAACCCACAAACTGCTGAGCGTTTACCCGGAGTTCGACGAAACCCCGCACGTCAAAATGCCCGAGAAATACGTCTGGCCAAACCCCGACGGGCTGTACTGCAAGAGTTACTGTCCGCTGCATCCGGGCGTTCATGCGGTGGTGTTTGCGCTGGTCGATGAGATTTGCGATGTTTTTGAAGCCGACGCCTTTCACGCGGGCATGGATGAGGTCTTTTACATCGGCGACGACAACTGTCCGCGCTGCTCGGGCCGCGACAAAGCCGAACTGTTTGCGGGTGAAGTGACCGAGATCCGGAATCATCTGGCGCAGAAAAACCGGAAGCTCTGGATGTGGGGCGACCGGCTGCTGGATGGCAAAACAACCGGCCTCGGTATGTGGGAGGCTAGCTTCAACAACACGCACCGGGCCATTGACCTGATCCCGAAAGACGTCATGATTTGCGACTGGCACTACGAACGCCCTGACCAGACCGCCATTTATTTCGCTATGAAAGGGCTGAGCGTGCTGACCTGTCCCTGGCGAAAGCCGACTTTTGCCGTTTCCCAGACCCAGGACATGCTCAGGTTCCGGCGAACGGCTACCCCGCCCATGAAAGAGCGGTTTCAGGGTATGATGCAGACAGTCTGGTCAGGCGCAGGACCGTTTCTGGATGAGTTTTACGGTAAGAAGGTGAATCCGGAAGCCAGGGAGAATACAGCCAGCAACTGTTTCAGAACGCTGTTCGACGAAATCAAACGCATTGAAACCACCCCATGA